In the genome of Microcoleus vaginatus PCC 9802, the window TTAGCTTTTCTGAGGTTAGCGTTGCTGATTCTCGCTCCTACTAATTCGGCTCCGCTTAAGTTTGTGCGAGCTAGATTGGTGTTGACAAAATCTGAGATATCGAAGCGACTACCGCTGAGGTTGGCATCTGATAAATCTGCTCCTGTAAGGATGGGATTTTTTAAGTTAATGTTAACTAATTTTACGGCTCGGAGGTCGCAGCGGGGACAGCTTTGAGTTAGCAGCAGCATTTCGACGTTGGCGTTGATTAGGTCGATTTGTTGTTGGGAGAAATTTTCGGCAAATTCTGGGGAGACGTAGCCGAGGTTTTTGGGGTCGTCTGCTTTTGGTTGGGGTGTTTGGATTGGTTGGGGTGTTGGGATTGGTTGGGGTGTTTGGATTGGTTGGGGTGTTTGTGGTTGGGGTGTTTGTGGTTGGGGTGTTGGGATTGGTTGG includes:
- a CDS encoding pentapeptide repeat-containing protein, whose protein sequence is MKKLTIMSIALLIFAGTLELPKVGLQLSAIGQIETPQPIPTPQPIQTPQPLQTPQPIPTPQPIPTPQPQTPQPQTPQPIQTPQPIPTPQPIQTPQPKADDPKNLGYVSPEFAENFSQQQIDLINANVEMLLLTQSCPRCDLRAVKLVNINLKNPILTGADLSDANLSGSRFDISDFVNTNLARTNLSGAELVGARISNANLRKANLTKTNLDGADLRFSDLRDANLSDANLRNANIDGASIDRASMAGTTMPDGRKNQ